A window of the Parabacteroides merdae ATCC 43184 genome harbors these coding sequences:
- a CDS encoding MATE family efflux transporter: MQSSNKRIARNTLMLYIRTFVMMPVSLYTSRIILEVLGENDFGVYNVVGGFIALLSFINSAMTKATQRFLNVELGKGNHDRVSRVYSMSLLIHFAIAVFIGFVLETVGLYFFETKLNIPPETQDAARVVYHISVVTACLHFIRIPDESSIIAYERMSFFAYVSIIEVMAKLGTVFLLFWAEDNRLVLYAVALMTVGILLNIIYAIYCKRNFMTCRFRFYFDRKLLKEMLFFSSWSLFGGIAHVASIQGISILLNIFFTVAVNAAMGVASQVFSAVNTLVTNFQKAVQPQIVQSYFSGDKSRFLELVFRSSKFSYFLLFFVAYPLILICRPVVELWLVCVPQYTVQFIQLYLIFLLIDALSGSLWVSSETIGNIAKYQFTVSSMIIMNIPIIYILFKFGCSPVYAVIVRIAINFITHCYRIFYLKHKVNFPVRRYVVEVMFRCLWVSVCIIPVPFFLHKFLTSSWGSHILVVLTSLIISGLVIYKFGLDAKERGFVISTVTNKFMFLKKQ, encoded by the coding sequence ATTGGAAGTGTTGGGAGAGAACGATTTTGGAGTATACAATGTTGTTGGCGGCTTTATCGCACTTCTGTCTTTTATTAATTCCGCAATGACAAAAGCCACCCAACGTTTTCTGAACGTGGAATTGGGAAAAGGCAATCATGACAGAGTCTCGAGGGTTTATTCCATGAGTCTTCTGATACATTTTGCAATAGCGGTATTTATCGGCTTCGTATTGGAAACTGTGGGGCTCTATTTCTTTGAAACAAAATTGAATATTCCTCCGGAAACACAAGATGCAGCACGGGTTGTGTACCATATTTCTGTAGTGACCGCTTGTCTTCATTTTATCAGGATTCCTGATGAGTCGAGCATTATTGCATATGAGAGGATGTCTTTTTTCGCTTATGTCAGCATCATTGAGGTAATGGCAAAATTGGGAACAGTATTTCTCCTTTTCTGGGCTGAAGACAATCGTCTGGTGTTGTACGCCGTTGCCCTTATGACCGTTGGGATATTGTTGAATATCATTTATGCCATTTATTGCAAGCGTAATTTCATGACTTGCAGATTCCGGTTCTATTTTGACAGAAAGCTGCTGAAAGAAATGCTTTTCTTTTCTTCATGGAGCCTTTTCGGCGGTATAGCCCATGTCGCATCCATACAAGGCATATCAATACTTTTGAATATTTTTTTCACGGTTGCTGTCAATGCGGCAATGGGGGTAGCCTCGCAAGTGTTCAGTGCTGTCAATACTTTGGTTACAAACTTTCAGAAAGCGGTGCAGCCACAGATTGTCCAGTCCTATTTTTCAGGGGATAAATCCAGATTTCTGGAACTTGTTTTCCGCTCGTCAAAATTCTCGTATTTCCTGCTCTTTTTCGTCGCTTATCCGTTGATTTTGATTTGTCGGCCTGTCGTCGAGTTATGGCTTGTCTGTGTCCCTCAATATACAGTACAGTTCATTCAGCTTTATCTCATCTTCCTGCTTATTGATGCATTATCCGGAAGTCTTTGGGTGTCATCTGAAACAATAGGCAATATAGCCAAGTATCAGTTTACCGTTTCTTCGATGATAATTATGAATATTCCGATTATATATATATTGTTCAAGTTCGGTTGCAGTCCCGTCTATGCGGTGATTGTCAGAATTGCCATCAATTTCATTACTCACTGTTACAGAATATTCTATCTCAAACACAAAGTGAATTTCCCGGTTAGGAGGTATGTCGTGGAAGTGATGTTTAGGTGTCTTTGGGTGTCGGTCTGCATCATTCCGGTCCCATTCTTTTTGCATAAATTTCTAACCTCAAGCTGGGGTAGCCATATACTTGTCGTATTGACCAGTCTTATCATTTCCGGACTTGTTATCTATAAATTCGGACTTGATGCTAAAGAAAGAGGGTTCGTAATCAGTACGGTAACAAATAAATTCATGTTCTTAAAAAAACAATAA